In Hemibagrus wyckioides isolate EC202008001 linkage group LG12, SWU_Hwy_1.0, whole genome shotgun sequence, the genomic stretch TCTCCTTGAGTCTCACAGAGCTGGAGTTAGTCACCTTGTAATAATTCATCTCGAGGCTTTTGAAGTGGCTTGAGCTAAGCTTTTAGATGTATTTTTCAGTTCTAGCTATGAGCGGATtattggtttttattttataaccaTGATATTTCTGTTATGGAGGCTTTAATTTATGGAGGAAGCTGATTAAGCAGACAGGTGCTGTGATAATGATAATGTATATCTGTTAAATATTAGGCTAGTATTATGACGTAAATGATTAAcggctatacaaataaacctgAACTGAAGGAGATGAACCATATGCAGTAGTGACAGTAACATTTAATATATAGTAAGGCTGCTTGATGTAATGTAAAGGTGCTAAGTGTGATATGTCCCGCACGCTTCTGAAATGCTACACATGCAGAAATTTCACAATGGCCCTGTGGTTGACCTGCAAAAGCAGCAGCAATTACAAAAACTTTCTCATGCACACTCATCACCACCTCACTCTGTTCAGCATGATCTCCAGCTCTGTGAGCTCACCCACCGTATAATGAATGGACAGTGAGAAACATTCATTTACCTGCAAGTAagagtgtggtgtttgtgtaaaaaaaaaaaaaaaaaaaacacttgacatTGCAACTAAAACACACTTCTAAGGCTGTCttcacactttttttatttgaattgaaaaACTGCTGTCGAGTTGCATTTTTTGCTGATGTGAATATGAATCAGCTACTTGCACATGACAACActgctagcaaaaaaaaaggttcatttAAATGGAaagcatgttgttgttgttgttgttgttttttgggtccttcctgttcagggtcactacagcagatcatttggtcctcatatttgatttggcacatgTTTTataccggatgcccttcctgacacaaccctcccgttttatccgggcttgggaccggcactgagagttaatccCTCAGTGGCTGGCTGGATAGCTCTCTGCCCAGTGTATCGAACCCCAGTCATGGCAaggagagcacaggatcctgccttTAGACTAGCAGGGGactacaaagcagctttatgtTATTAAAAATACTGAATCAAGCTAGTTTACACTTATGAGTTTACACAAATGCTAGCTTTGCACAAAGCTAACCACTTTGTGCAAacgtgctgagcagaaaagcatctcagaacgcaCAGCATGTTaaaccttgaggcagatgagCTACAGTACAACAGCCCGAAGACCACATGGCGTTCCGCTCACATCGGCCAGGAACAGTGTGGACAGCCTCAGGAAATTGGATAGGTAAAGATTGGAAAAATACTAGGCCACTTTCCCTCCAGCTGGACGTTCTCAGCACGACCTCTCTCATCAAAAAGGCGTTTCCGCCCACAGAAGTGCTGCATTTCTGGTTATTTCATGCGAGTGCAATGGATTGCTTTGCTACAGCTCTGCCCACACTGTGTGTTTTCAATTACTCTGCGGTTAATCTCAAAGCCCCGGGACTCGAGtaagagtaagagtaaaaaaaaaaaaaaaacggctgATTTTCCCTCAGCAGCACAGAACAGGCATGAATACACGGCCTCCTGTGGGAAAGTGTTGCACAAAAGCTAAAATGATTTGCAGCGTACACAGTACCATTGTTGACTTtgcttctgtaaaaaaaaaaaaagatatcctGTTAGCATTGCATGTTGTTGTGTTGCTATAGTGAAGTGACCAAGTGTTATAAAAACACATTGCAACTATTAGTATACTGCTAGAACCTGTCCTGACTTGCCCTGGTGTGTCTGCATGGCATGCTTGCTTGACATTATTGGTCCTGgtagtgtttatatttatgtttatatagtCACAGAATCGACATTCAGGATTTTCGACATGGGGTGGCACAGTGGGGGCGAGAGCACATCAAGGGGGCATTTAAAGGATTTGGTTAAAGCAAACAATGCTTCAGTGTTGATTTGAATGAAAATAAGCTggacatttattttattcaatctCCATGAACTGGATGGAAGTATTGAACTTCCTCAGAGAGGGCAGAGTCTGGGAGACAAACGGGGTAAAGACGTTACCATACCCCCTAAGTCCTGTAAGTGTCCAGACTTTACGTCTCTAAAAAGAAATACTTCCTGTATATTGCTTTACATATGGATTGAAAGAATAGTGTTAAAGTTGCACACTTTTAGTCTCCTGTTTTTAAACATGTAAACTTTTACAGTTTAACCAAAtccaaaatttatttatttatttatttatttatttaagagctgctttttttttttttaaatgcgaGTGCACTTGGTTGTAAGTTAGTGTGTTAGACATCGAGGTTTGTTATCCAGTCAATAATAGACAGTGTGACTATCAGCTGGAACACAAaacatgctgtgtgttttgtgtgtgcgcTACGAGAGCAGTTAGAGTCATGCTTTTCCAGTTatataaattctattttttacaggggttttttttttcttccaataaaataaatattgactGATAATTCAAAAATCAAACTCTAATTTTATTTGTGACTTTCACAGTAATGCACAGTAAAACATACCGTGaaatacttttgttttgttttgttctctgACCGTCCAGGTTTTAAAAATTGAATCAAAATAAGAATAGTGTCAAAAATGGAATTTAGAAAATaagataaaacaataaataaataaaaagacaaaaacataaaataaataaaatagaatagagtgCTGTACAgaacaaaggggaaaaaagaataaaaaataaaaataatagaaatagaaaatagacaaaatatttataaaaaaaaaacagcatagaAATACACTAGAAAgactgatataaatataaatattttgataTGACTACAATATGACTGTGCAAGAAATGCAGAGTGTGGTGTGCAAAAAGTCAAGTTGAGGTTGTGGGTGTTGtgtgaaaatgtccaaaaaaaaaaaaaaacccatgctCTTGCTGTTGTCCTTGTAGAAGTCTGAATAACCTTTTGGTCTGTTAGTGAGTCTTGGTTATTTAACTTCAAGTTTCTAAACAGGAAGTTGAAAAACCTTTGAATGGACACGCATATCGAATCATCTTTCCTTTCTGTGTCTGAATGAAACTCTGTTCAAATGAGCCCAATCTTTAATATTAAGCTTCACTAATGGGGTTAGATATAAACTGTGTATTATATCGTATTACACTGTATATTGCAGTTGTAGTATGAAATTCTTTTTCAGatttctcaattctgattggtcagaaggtgttattTCATTTGCTATGAGGTACATCATAGGTTATGGGTCATGAGGTGCATCGTAGTGACGTGTTAACATTGACCAGCACTATTTATATACTTCATACATAGAGATAGCTTTAATGGCTTTGGCAGGATTTGTTTTCAGCTTATAGGTGCTTACAGTGAGTGCAACACACATTGAGGTGCTACATATAATCAAGAAGTTGTcttaatttgtcacatataaattCTTTCTGCACATATCCTATcattgggggttggggtcagagcacagggtcagccatgatgcagcacccctggagcatggtgggttgagggccttgctcaagggtctaaaggaggcagcttggcagtgctggggctcaaACGGCCAACGACCcaaagctttaaccacttgagccaccactgcccaattTTTcttgattatatattataaagatatatatatatatatatatataagtagtAGAAAAGTAAAgacaaatacaatacaatacaatcaACCGTATAACCAGCACACTTAATAGTCCCACAGGTAAATAAGTATAACTGCTCAGTTCTCTCTATCGTTTTGTCCATATTGTGACACCACAGAAAAACCGTGTCACACTCTGCTCTATAATGCAAGAGTGTGTTGGTTTATTGCGTGTTACATTTTCTTCAGTGTTCCTCAGAGCATCGTGCATTTCTGTTTATACAGTCAGTCTATCCCTCAACATGATTTATCCATTCGATAAGAAACAGCTGATCGATTTAAAAACTTATcttttattgtatatatatatatacgttgCTGCTAAACAGGAAGTCACAGATCAGAGTCATTTCTGTGAGATGAGAAGTGTGATGAAAGCACCGAGATACATATCAAGATCAAAAACCCTAGCTCCGAAGAGATGTAACCAGCAGAGATAATAACATGTTCTCGATCTTTCTATGTGAATTTTCGTAGATGTTACAGATCTGAGTCAGATTTAGTGTCAGTGCCAGAATTGCAGCATACAGTACGTGATGTACAGTACATTAGTAATGCATCGATGAATGTAATCAGTCACTGTGTAGTAGTGTTGTTGGTggcagattgtgtgtgtgtgtgtgtgtggtacagatGCTTCTCGAAAAAAAATTTTCCAGCAAATTGTCTGCAgtttaaaagtaataaataaaccaatcaTTTTTGTGTCCATAATCATATGTATTTATCACAATGTTTAACACTCATTATATCATGATAGCGGCCACTTTAATGTTCTCATTTCCTTTTGTGTTACGTGACGTTGAGAAGATACCACCAAGTGAGGCAAATTTTCTTCCAAGGTTGTGTAATTTGCCTAATGTTTAAGGCAGAAGTTAGTGTGTCTTCAGAAAGGGCATTCCCAGAATTCTACAAAGTTCTTTCTGGGTTTGGCAAATGCAAAATATTCATTTTGACAAAATCAGACCAATGGGCATTTAAAACTAGCAGATAAATTTTCCTTTCAATTCAATCCcactaacaaataaataaattaattaattaaataaaaacacagggattttttttcaagTAATTGACATTTTCCTGTAGTCAAATTCAATGGTAACCCTCAGAAACTGTCATGGTATGCAGCAGGGTTATATCCTATTTTATCAAATTTATTAAACTCGATTGTTTATTAAATCTAGTGACAGAAAATCTTTCACATTTATTTCGCATTTATTTCTGTCTTCCAATAGGATCGAGTCAGGCTGTAGAATCTTATAGTTAATTGTTAATAATCTCATAACAAGAAATATTAGCTGCATTTGCccatatttaagatattttcatGGTCAAacctgttcattttttttatccttcagGTGAGCTAGAGGATTTTCCAATATATATAGTGAAATTGTTTTGATTTTAAAATAAGGGAAATGACCAATAAGATGTGTTATGTAATGGTTTTGTATGCCTGCTTCTCTGTATGTGCAGTATTTACTTAAAAAACCATTAAATACCTTTAAGATGGGATCTTAACTAAAACTTCTGCTTATGCTGCTTTATGCAACTGCATAATCAACCTCTCGTGTTTATACTTTTATTGTATAATATTAAAGAAGTAACATCATTTCAATGAAGAAATGTTAAACTCATGCAGTTTCCCTAATCAACAGTGTCCTACAcgtgtttttataaataatgcatGGCTGTGAGAAGGACTGAACCAATCCACCGATGCACAACAAGCACATTCACATAAATATCTAATAGGCTCGGCTTTTCCTTTTCCTCGTTACAAAACAACGATATGGTGAAAAAGCTGATGAATGAAAAACCTGCACACACGTCAGTGAATAAAGTATAtgcttttatatgttttatatacttttattcAACAGATTATGATAGAAATGCTTCAGGTTGTAACTGTTCAGGAATTCTCATCAAAGCTTAatctgaacaaaaaaataaaataaaaaagaaatagcaCAGAAAGCTTTATATAATTGACATATGGTTTTGATATAAAGTGTTACTACTATGGGGCTTGTTAAAGCTCTTCCTCCTGTGTTTACAGCACTTTTCACACTGCTCCAGTCTGACCCCTAGTGGCGGTTCTGAGAGTCAGCAGTTAAAATGTGATGGTCTTAGAGTCATCTAGTCTTACTGagttttttactcttttttttaatgtgtgtgtgtgtgtgtgtgtgtgtgtgtgtgtgtgtgtgtgtgtcagatcgCTAAGCTCCGCCTACAGCTCCAGCGCACTAAGCAGGGAGGAAGTCGCCATATTAAGGACTGTAGGGAGCTTCTGTCTCCCCTCCATTGCTGCATCTTCACcaacacatacactaccagcAGCATGTCCAGCCAAGCCAcggtgagcacacacacacacacacacacacacacacacacacacacacacacacacacacacacacacacacacacacacacacacacacacacacacacacacatatatatgcacacacactaccagcAGCATGTCCAGCCAAGCCACGGtgaacaaacatgcacacacacacatatgcacacatacacacacacacgcacacacatatgcacacacagacacgcacacacacatatgcacacacacgcacacacacatatgcacacacacacacatgcacacacacacacacacacacacgcacacacatatgcacacacacacacacatatgcacacacacgcacacacacatatgcacacacacacacatgcacacacacacacacacacacacgcacacacatatgcacacacacacacacatatgcacacacacacacacatatgcacacacacacacacacacatatgcacacacacacacacacacacatgcacacacacacacatatccacgcagacacacacacacacacacactaccagcaGCATGTCCAGCCAAGCCATGGtgagcacacacatacactagaTGAAAAAAATGTCCAGCCAAACcactgtgagtacacacacacacacacacacactaccagaaGAATGTCAGCCAAGCAacagtgagcacacacacacactaacagaagCATGTCCATCCAAGccacagcctctctctctctctctctctctttctctttttataagttttattaatttttagtaacttttttgcatttttttttgtaacttttgTATCTGCtcaaaactttcacacagttggAATTATGACTAAATGCTGGGCTTCCTGCTGCTATAATTAGTTCAGTTCTACAAGTAGAAATATATTCATatcttgtgttgttttattatggcTCTGTGTTGCATGATCTAGCATTACGTTTTGTTAACTGCCCCCAGTCCCCCATGTCGAAGCCGGCACAGATGACCCTGCCCAACATCACTGTACCGAAACCGTCCATCTCACGAGTGCCCAGCAGCATGGAGGGCATCAACCACGAGCTGGAGAAAGTCTTTATTAAAGAtaatggagagaaggaagagcTGAAGGTAGACATATGATACATGATCTTCAGATACATTAAAGATACTTTTAGAGCAGACAATAATTCAATTTGATGTGATTTACAGCTAtttcaacacaatacaatatagTGCAACATGATCTGATATGATGTAATGGAGTATTATCCAGACAGTTCAGTATTAATTTTGCAAGTGTTGGCTTTGAGGAGTGGatggccacacctcttttactggGCCTGACTGGAAccgaggccacacctcctttactggccTAACTGGTACAGAgcacacgcctcctttactgggcCTGACTGGAATAgtagccacacctcttttactggGCCTGACTGGTACAGAGGTCATGCTTTCTGTACTGACCTGACTGGTAAAAAGACCATGCATTCTTTTCTTCCTGTACAGAAGACACGCCTCCTTTTCTGTGCCTGACtggtacagaggccatgccttcttAACTAGGCCTGACttgtacagaggccacgcctcttttactAGGACAGACTagtgcagaggccacacctcctttcctgTGACTGataggcacagaggccacacctttttTACTGGGACTCACtgccacagaggccacacctcttttactgggactgagcggcacagaggccacaccttttttactgggactgactggcacagaggccacaccttttttactgggactgactggcacagaggccacaccttttttactgggactgactggcacagaggccacgcctcttttactGTGACTTAGCAGcagaggccatacctccttcTTTGATTCTGACAGCCACAGAGCctcctctttctttcacacATCTCACCTTCTTTTCTtcaatttctctctttctctcttctccctgCTTGCCCTCTCTGTCTTCGGGAGGCATTGGAGGTGCCTGATGGACGCCGTGCCCCATTTCCTCCTCAGCAGCGGAGCAGCAGTACATGTGGTTTGGATTCTCAGACCCCGGCAGTACTTGGTCGCTCCAGCAGCTGCTCCAGCGCATCCCCGTGTCCAGTCGGATCACACGACGGCAGTCCGTACTCCACCGACGAACTCCTCGATGACCGAGATAAAGGTCAggatcacacatccacacataatACTTACACTGAATTGTCTTGATTCTGTGCAGAAGTGTAATTTCTGTTCTTTGATCGTTCTGTCTGCAGACAGCGGCAGCAGCTCTCCTCTCCCCAAGTTTGCCTCTTCACCTAAACCTAACAACAGCTACATGTTCAAGCGGGAGCCTCCTGAAGGCTGCGAGAAGATCAAAGTGTTCGAAGAAATGACGTGAGTGTGGCCTCATTTCTGAAACGCCACAACCATAGTAGAGGACAGCAGAGGTCTAATAGTCAATAGTGGAGTGAATAGTTCTCCCAACATTAAATgcacaaatttaagaaaaaaatgaaatataaacatgcaGTTTTATGATACTGTCTGGTTTCAGGTATAAACCAGTTTGTTTGTTACCTTGCCTTATTAGGTTGCTAGCATAAACCCACACATAAACTCAATGATTCATTTCTAATTAGTCAAATTAATCATTGATAACTATTACTAAGAGACCTGCCAAATTTCAATACGACACAACAggctaattatatatatataaaaaaaaatagtaccaATAGCAAAAATTAGCAACGTGTGAAGTCTGAATAATGAGAAGTTTTTACATCCTTCCAAATCCTCCCACATGACATGAATGCTGTATGAGAAAGTAGGAAACTGGGTTTAcctcaaaatacacacaaaacaagaaGACTGTATATATGTTTTCTGTCTTTCAGGTCGAGACAGTCCTCTACTACCCCTCTCTTCTCTTGCCCCGACAAAAACAAGGTGAACTTCAACCCCACTGGCTCGGCTTTCTGCCCCGTCAGAATACCCGGCGCTCAGCTTCAGCACTCGGCCTCCCAAGCTGATGAAGAGcaggaggaaggaggacagcCCAGTGCTGTGACCTCCTCTGCCATGTACGCCCAGCTCCACCCCACTCAGGTCTCCATCAGCACCAGCACAGACGATCCGCCAGAATCAGACGCCGTGTCTCCATCCCAACAAGAGgcaccacacacaaactcagaaCTGTGCAGTTAGCTCCATTTGCCCAGAGCTGGTCTCTGTGGCACTTTGTGCCCTTCATAGGTTGACTAGATGCCCCCACTCTTTCTGGACTAAAACTCCACTGTCTGCATGTCATAGTGACACACAAGGGTCCGAACACAAGAATAACGCTCCACTTCACTTCAATCCGTCGTCACATCTGCCCCGTTTTCTTACGCACTGTTACTGACAGGGACTAAAAAGCTACAAGGCTTTAGTGTGCAAGTGTGCTGGTTGTTTTTGGAACAGCACCACAGAAGCTGGTAAaagattatatataaataaatatatatatatatatatatatatatatatatatatatatatatatatatatatatatatatatatatatgctattaatgttaaaataaagaGTGTGAGGGTTTTATGGACCACAATATATGCAAATGTAGGTTCAATGTTAACCTTaagcgaaagaaagaaaaaagagtgaGCTGTCATTATTTTCTACAGAAGTCCCAAGAGGCCAtaggaatattttttttgtcctgttatctcgagatcacaatctattttattgcattaaGATGAATGTTTTTGATTAGATTTATCTAAACACTGTTTTTGTGTTGAGGACATTAACAATTCTCAGCGAATAACTAATAATTTCTCTTGTTTGCTTTTTGCCCCCAGCACCTAGAaacatgctagctagctaataatTAGCTGTGCTTACAGCCTTACACACCCATGTGATGTGCAACAGAGCCTAGGTCTTGGAGCGCTACAGATCCACCCTTCTAACACGTTAGTCGTAGTTTTATGATCGCAATTAAAAGGTTTTATAAAATATCCTGGCCATCTACCTGATATTAATAGTGAAGATTTGCAAATTTTACACACGCAATTTAAACaatctcagaaatcctgtcaggttagctcagaTTAGCTAATTATTTAGTTACAGACAATCaataaaatcctgtcaggttagctcatttTAACTAGCTGACTTGTTATAGAGTTAAAATCCTGTCTGAAATCCTTTTTTTGCAAGCTGGCTAAATGATTATGACCTAAAAATACTTTCAGATTTCCTGTCAGGTTATCTTATACAGTTTAGCTGCGCCCATGTTAGCTATGTAGCTAGGTGGTGTTAGCAATGAAAATTGTGTTAAAGGTTATGAACTAAAATATCCGGTTAGCCCGTATAGATTAGGTGGTTGGTAAATAGCATTGAAGATGATAAAAAGTTTCTAAATCTGATTTAACAATCCTGCCAGACATCCTATCAGATTAGGCCATGCTAGCTAGCTGACTAGCTTTAGTATTGAATGTTATAAACATTTCAaaaatctgatataaaaatcctgtcagaaatcctgtcttgctagctagctggctGGATTCATCAGtgaatattaacatttataaatatgattaaaaaatcctgtcagaattcctgtcagattaggtcatgctagctagctggctagatTTAGCAGTAAATATTTGTCAATATTATTCAATATTATTCTTGTTTTGAGAAAAACAAGTCGTAATGTCGAGATAATCAGCAAGCGATCGAGTAATCCACGACCTCTTGGGACTCCTGGGGTTTTGTCTACTTTATTCGCGtcttatttatatacagtttgGCATCAAGTTCTGGTAAGAATTTTTTGGattcgcttttttttttttgtttgtttgtttttgtttttggtgtGATTCATTTTCTCACGGATGTGGATCTGAACGATTGCACAGCTTCGCTTTGTGTCGGGTGAGTGAAATCCAAGCGAATAACTGCTTATCTTAAGCGAGATGACTCCTTTTTCAGCTACAACACAGTAACGATTGCGTTTAGTGGAGGGGGGGGGAGGTTACATTGAAAAAAAAGGCTTCAAGAAGGGTTTGATAGGTCGGATGCATGTATCTGAAATTGACCGTATATGTTGACGATGACCGAGTCATGTCttgtttcctttcctttctttttttttttttttaacatccaCAGTATGAATAAGctctctctatctatatctatatatatctatatctatatagatatatggatatctatataaaaaaaacgaTAAAAGCTTATTTGAGTTGAGAATCGTTTATTGATTTATGGTATGTTATATAGAGAAGAAGTCTGATCTACGCTTTGGGATTATGTTTACAGTCTGTCTGGGTTTTGTTACTTTTAAGACGAGTACAAAAATAgttttaagacaaaaaaaaaaaaagaagataaatgcatttaaaagaaagaaagaaaaaaaaaaaaaaaacgctataGTATTGCACAGTATCTGTTTATAGCCCAGCTTCAGGTGTGAGTTTAAACTCAGGTAATTTGCACTCTACTGTGTGTCCATTCACAACCACCTTcctccatacatacacacagtcatacacacctgaacacacctccacaccaccatcagcttTTTAGTTACTCCTGACGTCCTGCGTCATGAGTGATCGAGTGATCTCGTTTGTAGCGGCAATTCAGTTGATTCAGGAGGTTGTGAGTGCACCGTGGTTGTGGGATCTCCGTCAGACAGATGTTGTTTTATGAGCTACGGATGAGTTCTAACGCACAAATGTTCGCTTGCTTGTTTAGTCCTACTTTGCAAATATGAAGGCGTGTGTTTGAACGAGTAGTTTCGGCAATTGTAAACAAATCATCAATACAACAGCTAGTGTAGACAATCTGCAAAATTACTGCTTactctcattttattttacttttttttttaatggttgaaTCATCTGTATCATCGACGCAACCCCAATGCTACGGCTCATAGGAAAATGCTAGCTCATCATCATAGAAATACTAGTTTCTTGCTAGCAGTGGCATTATGGCA encodes the following:
- the glcci1a gene encoding glucocorticoid induced 1a; amino-acid sequence: MSSSSSSSSSSCNTTHQQQQQQQRAKGSTGSPTISSSSSSSVVNGASRLLQPVRATVPYQLLRGSRRSSPSSSSSSSSSSSCASAGGDVAAPRAPGAAAASPTRVVTPLARPPGNGSGHGSADCAAGLIARSPPPDRKGSPERRPESPAFRVERAKGQQVWIRRTSSLGAITVPYLTGQWPRDAYVLYPSRTKDKSTQTPGCWSEDSSEGELRNTHQRSASWGCADQLKEIAKLRLQLQRTKQGGSRHIKDCRELLSPLHCCIFTNTYTTSSMSSQATSPMSKPAQMTLPNITVPKPSISRVPSSMEGINHELEKVFIKDNGEKEELKALEVPDGRRAPFPPQQRSSSTCGLDSQTPAVLGRSSSCSSASPCPVGSHDGSPYSTDELLDDRDKDSGSSSPLPKFASSPKPNNSYMFKREPPEGCEKIKVFEEMTSRQSSTTPLFSCPDKNKVNFNPTGSAFCPVRIPGAQLQHSASQADEEQEEGGQPSAVTSSAMYAQLHPTQVSISTSTDDPPESDAVSPSQQEAPHTNSELCS